The following are from one region of the Nocardia terpenica genome:
- a CDS encoding methionine synthase — protein sequence MSVDEGAAVLRGGVATGVGSWPGTDPREAAATMVGELGGLPHLVELPARGTGSDLIGRASALLVDLRFDTTTRGYRLAARPGAVSRRARDLLRTDLDALEEAWETAGLGDSGRVVKLQAAGPLTLAAQVELPGGHRVLTDSGALRDLSESLAEGLARHAAEVGKRLGAKVVLQLDEPSLTAVLDGSLRGTSLLDTVRALPEPEALAVLDTVITAQSEPVLVHSCADRPALAFLRASAAAAVGFDLATIATADLDWIGELLDTGKHLALGLIPTTAPAAPITWRDVAEPAVRLIDRLGFPRRTLADRILVTPACGLAGAPLAWARRALALANDVAHAFADEPESLTFE from the coding sequence ATGAGCGTTGACGAGGGCGCGGCCGTGCTGCGCGGCGGGGTGGCGACGGGCGTCGGATCGTGGCCGGGCACCGACCCGCGGGAGGCGGCGGCGACCATGGTGGGGGAGCTGGGCGGGCTGCCGCATCTGGTCGAATTGCCCGCGCGCGGAACGGGTTCGGACCTGATCGGGCGGGCCTCGGCGCTGCTGGTCGATCTCCGCTTCGACACCACCACCCGGGGCTATCGGCTCGCCGCGCGGCCGGGCGCGGTATCGCGGCGGGCGCGCGATCTGCTGCGCACCGATCTGGACGCGCTCGAAGAGGCTTGGGAGACAGCGGGTCTGGGCGACAGCGGCCGGGTGGTCAAGCTGCAGGCCGCGGGTCCGCTGACGCTGGCCGCGCAGGTCGAGCTGCCGGGCGGGCACCGGGTGCTCACCGATTCCGGTGCGCTGCGCGATCTTTCGGAATCGCTGGCCGAGGGCCTGGCCCGGCACGCCGCCGAGGTCGGCAAGCGGCTGGGCGCGAAAGTCGTGCTGCAACTGGACGAGCCGTCGCTGACGGCGGTCCTGGACGGCTCGCTGCGCGGCACCAGTCTGCTCGACACCGTCCGCGCCCTGCCCGAGCCGGAGGCCCTGGCCGTGCTGGACACCGTGATTACCGCCCAGTCCGAGCCCGTGCTCGTGCACAGCTGCGCCGACCGCCCCGCCCTGGCCTTCCTGCGCGCCAGCGCCGCCGCCGCGGTCGGTTTCGACCTCGCCACCATCGCCACCGCCGACCTCGACTGGATCGGCGAACTCCTCGACACCGGAAAACACCTGGCGCTCGGCCTGATCCCCACCACCGCCCCCGCCGCCCCGATCACCTGGCGCGACGTCGCCGAACCCGCCGTCCGCCTGATCGACCGCCTGGGCTTCCCCCGCCGCACGCTGGCCGACCGCATCCTCGTCACCCCGGCCTGCGGCCTGGCGGGTGCCCCGCTCGCGTGGGCTCGGCGCGCCCTGGCCCTGGCCAACGATGTGGCTCACGCCTTCGCGGACGAGCCGGAGTCGCTCACCTTCGAGTGA
- a CDS encoding AAA family ATPase has translation MTNHRSLAEPQELRLTGTRAGALPAPVTAIHGAAATGKSSLIDALAHMRDAVLNSVTGWDPYAGPVRTPHLGFADRPSEFVATFVAEGVPYTYGFRLDNADVTAEWLHSHPHNRKRIVFEREGEQVRIGPMFEPVRYGIGALAPLVRPNALLLSLAGQLYAEALVPAYRWFSAQLDVQRGHQDSQAIAHRLGGHVSRSADNAARLLMLLRSAELGIEDILIAENDPMYADYLRDLDGEIAAAGKELDACLASPAHADRLAQTHGLTPLALERELTNLRAARDTLYTRMVARRGVGLGLVHEGIAAPFDLADESTATLALLRLLPTVLDALDTGRVLAVDDIDAHLTGDTADRLIQLFQNPETNSRGAQLVFTTRTRTLVDRGNGRSQSRRTTVWQLRRTPHGTSELTAR, from the coding sequence GTGACGAATCACAGATCGCTGGCCGAACCGCAGGAACTGCGGCTGACCGGTACCCGGGCGGGCGCACTGCCCGCGCCCGTGACCGCGATCCACGGCGCGGCCGCCACCGGCAAATCGAGCCTGATCGACGCGCTCGCCCACATGCGCGACGCGGTGCTGAACTCGGTCACCGGCTGGGATCCCTACGCCGGTCCGGTGCGCACCCCGCATCTCGGATTCGCCGATCGCCCTTCGGAATTCGTCGCCACCTTCGTCGCGGAGGGGGTCCCCTACACCTACGGCTTCCGGCTCGACAACGCCGATGTCACCGCCGAGTGGTTGCACAGCCATCCGCACAATCGCAAACGCATCGTGTTCGAGCGGGAGGGCGAACAGGTCCGGATCGGGCCGATGTTCGAGCCGGTCCGCTACGGCATCGGCGCGCTGGCACCGCTGGTGCGCCCGAATGCGTTGCTGCTCAGCCTGGCCGGGCAGCTGTATGCCGAGGCGCTGGTCCCCGCCTACCGCTGGTTCTCCGCGCAGCTGGATGTGCAACGCGGACACCAGGATTCGCAGGCCATCGCGCACCGGCTGGGCGGTCACGTCTCCCGCTCCGCGGACAACGCCGCGCGCCTGCTGATGCTGCTGCGCTCGGCCGAGCTGGGCATCGAGGACATCCTGATCGCCGAGAACGATCCGATGTATGCGGACTACCTGCGCGACCTCGACGGCGAAATCGCCGCCGCCGGTAAGGAACTCGACGCCTGCCTGGCCTCGCCCGCGCACGCCGACCGGCTGGCGCAGACCCACGGCCTCACCCCGCTGGCGCTGGAGCGGGAGCTGACCAATCTCCGCGCGGCCCGCGACACCCTGTACACCCGGATGGTGGCCCGCCGCGGCGTCGGCCTCGGCCTGGTGCACGAGGGCATCGCCGCCCCCTTCGATCTCGCCGACGAGTCCACCGCGACGCTGGCCCTGCTGCGCCTGCTGCCGACCGTGCTGGACGCCCTGGACACCGGCCGCGTGCTGGCCGTCGACGATATCGACGCCCACCTCACCGGCGACACCGCCGACCGCCTGATCCAGCTGTTCCAGAACCCCGAAACCAATTCGCGCGGAGCCCAACTCGTCTTCACCACCCGCACCCGCACCCTGGTCGACCGCGGCAACGGCCGCTCCCAATCCCGCCGCACCACGGTCTGGCAACTTCGCCGCACTCCCCACGGGACCTCCGAACTCACCGCCCGGTAG
- a CDS encoding ArsR/SmtB family transcription factor produces MDEVFKALADPSRRLLLDGLNAHNGQTLRELCAGLDMTRQAVSKHLAVLEAANLVTTRRRGREKLHYLNAEPINAIADRWIHRYDRGRVRALADLKTALEGASMSNDFVYTTYIKTTDRRLWQALTDPAFTRRYWGATFETDWRTGSPMIWEQQGWTSADPEQVILEADPYRRLSYTWHTFDRAFAERFEFSAEDGARFAAEPRSTVTFELEPVGETVKLTVTHDGFPEGSAVLAAISQGWPGILSNLKTLLETGETLPEPEAAQG; encoded by the coding sequence ATGGACGAGGTGTTCAAGGCGCTGGCCGATCCCAGCCGGCGCCTGCTGCTGGACGGCCTGAACGCGCACAACGGCCAGACGCTGCGGGAACTGTGCGCCGGGCTCGACATGACCCGGCAGGCGGTCAGTAAGCACCTGGCCGTGCTGGAGGCCGCCAATCTGGTGACCACCCGCCGCCGGGGGCGCGAGAAGCTGCACTATCTGAACGCCGAGCCGATCAATGCCATTGCCGACCGCTGGATTCACCGATACGACCGCGGGCGGGTGCGCGCACTCGCCGATCTCAAAACCGCATTGGAGGGCGCGAGCATGAGCAATGACTTCGTCTACACGACCTACATCAAGACCACCGATCGGCGGCTGTGGCAGGCCCTGACCGACCCGGCGTTCACCCGCCGGTACTGGGGCGCGACCTTCGAAACCGATTGGCGCACCGGCTCTCCCATGATCTGGGAGCAGCAGGGCTGGACCAGCGCGGACCCGGAGCAGGTGATCCTCGAGGCCGACCCGTACCGCCGCCTGTCCTACACCTGGCACACCTTCGACCGGGCCTTCGCGGAGCGGTTCGAGTTCAGCGCCGAGGACGGGGCGAGGTTCGCCGCCGAGCCGCGCTCGACGGTGACCTTCGAGCTCGAACCCGTCGGCGAGACGGTCAAACTCACCGTCACCCACGACGGGTTCCCCGAGGGCAGCGCCGTTCTGGCCGCGATCAGCCAGGGCTGGCCCGGCATTCTGTCGAATCTCAAGACGCTCTTGGAAACCGGCGAGACGCTGCCCGAACCCGAAGCGGCACAGGGATAG
- a CDS encoding cupin domain-containing protein, producing MGKISIDDVTSTITGPWQPRDLAVANDAIVRIARFHGEFPWHHHDEDELFLCWEGTFRLELKDREPITLRRGDIFVVPRGVDHRPVAEEPAYGLMIERPDTKQYGN from the coding sequence ATGGGAAAGATCTCCATCGACGACGTGACCTCGACCATCACCGGCCCGTGGCAGCCGCGGGACCTCGCGGTGGCCAACGACGCGATCGTCCGCATCGCCCGCTTCCACGGCGAATTCCCCTGGCACCACCACGACGAGGACGAACTGTTCCTGTGCTGGGAGGGCACCTTCCGGCTCGAACTGAAGGACCGCGAGCCGATCACCCTCCGGCGCGGAGACATCTTCGTCGTCCCGCGCGGGGTCGACCATCGCCCGGTCGCGGAGGAACCCGCCTACGGGCTCATGATCGAACGGCCCGACACCAAGCAGTACGGCAACTGA
- a CDS encoding aminotransferase-like domain-containing protein, which produces MEPIELADRLGRWSAGRGPLYLLLAGRLRMLIDDGELPPGVLLPPDRALAKTLAVGRSTVVAAYDLLSVEGRVVRRQGSGTRVAGLDAPPVRDTTHSPAFLHLLEPDADVIALACAAPVTPPPEVVQAYGAVLPELAALDGDIGYRPTGHPVLRNAIAERYRARGVPTDPEQIIVTGGGQQALSLLARALLRPGDRVLVEAPTYPGALEAFREVAAIPQVGPIGLGTIGPVALAYVVPTYQNPTGAVLSALSRRALTESARASGVPLIDDEVLADLGFPGTEPPPPSLAAYDESVISVGSLSKILWGGMRVGWVRAPIPIIARLSRLRAVHDLGGNIPAQLAAARLLPELDHLRDRITKERKESHDTLVSELTTRIPDWKVPPVPGGQTLWIRLPHGDGTSFAQRALRHGVAILPGSGLDPSGASTTHIRISFVATPTTLREAAHRLSTAWRTYEPPAHPVANSPSLAV; this is translated from the coding sequence ATGGAGCCAATCGAACTGGCCGACCGGCTCGGCCGCTGGTCGGCGGGCCGGGGACCGCTGTATCTGCTGCTGGCCGGGCGGCTACGGATGCTGATCGACGACGGCGAGCTGCCGCCCGGCGTGCTGCTGCCGCCGGACCGCGCCCTGGCGAAAACCCTCGCGGTGGGGCGCAGCACGGTGGTGGCCGCCTACGACCTGCTCAGCGTGGAGGGGCGGGTGGTGCGCAGGCAGGGCAGCGGCACCCGGGTCGCCGGGCTCGACGCGCCGCCGGTCCGCGATACCACCCACTCCCCGGCGTTCCTGCACCTGCTGGAGCCGGACGCGGATGTCATCGCGCTCGCCTGCGCGGCCCCGGTGACGCCGCCGCCCGAGGTGGTGCAGGCGTACGGGGCCGTCCTGCCCGAGCTCGCGGCGCTCGACGGCGATATCGGCTATCGGCCCACCGGACATCCTGTGCTGCGCAATGCCATTGCGGAGCGGTATCGGGCGCGTGGGGTACCGACCGATCCGGAGCAGATCATCGTCACCGGCGGCGGCCAGCAGGCGCTGTCGTTGCTCGCTCGCGCGCTGTTGCGGCCCGGGGACCGGGTATTGGTCGAGGCGCCGACGTATCCCGGTGCGCTGGAAGCGTTTCGAGAGGTCGCCGCGATACCGCAGGTGGGGCCGATCGGTCTCGGCACGATAGGTCCCGTAGCGCTGGCCTATGTCGTGCCCACCTACCAGAACCCCACGGGCGCGGTGCTTTCCGCGCTGTCCCGCCGCGCGCTCACCGAGTCTGCCCGCGCGTCCGGTGTCCCCCTGATCGACGACGAGGTGCTCGCCGACCTCGGATTCCCGGGAACCGAGCCGCCGCCCCCGTCCCTGGCCGCCTACGACGAATCGGTGATCTCCGTCGGCTCGCTGAGCAAGATCCTCTGGGGCGGAATGCGTGTCGGCTGGGTCCGCGCACCGATCCCGATCATCGCCCGCCTCTCCCGCCTGCGCGCGGTCCACGACCTGGGCGGCAATATCCCCGCCCAACTCGCCGCCGCCCGCCTGCTCCCCGAACTCGACCACCTCCGTGACCGAATCACCAAGGAGCGCAAGGAAAGCCACGACACCCTGGTCTCCGAACTGACCACCCGCATCCCCGACTGGAAAGTCCCCCCGGTCCCCGGCGGCCAAACCCTCTGGATCCGCCTCCCGCACGGCGACGGCACCTCCTTCGCCCAACGCGCCCTCCGCCACGGCGTAGCCATCCTCCCCGGCTCCGGCCTCGACCCCTCCGGCGCCAGCACCACCCACATCCGCATCAGCTTCGTAGCCACCCCCACCACCCTCCGCGAAGCCGCCCACCGCCTGTCCACCGCCTGGCGAACATACGAACCTCCCGCCCACCCTGTCGCGAACTCACCCTCCCTGGCGGTGTGA